The Brachyspira hyodysenteriae ATCC 27164 genome includes a window with the following:
- a CDS encoding flavodoxin gives MKNLIFILLSIIILSSCSNKNNSEKTIKTDYIVSNIENSEINNNEKQTVNINYTQSGSKILIAYFTWSDNTVVENPASIDVDAETSASVLSPGNAELIATWIQEETGGDLFSIKTQNKYSSDYDECLNQARKERDNNERPALTEKVNNIDDYDVIFLGFPNWWYTCPMAVFTFVESYDLSGKTIIPFCTHGTGGLSRTIRDLKKLLPANCKVLDPIGVYRPEVKNSKNKVVDWVRKLDY, from the coding sequence ATGAAGAATTTAATCTTTATACTTTTATCAATAATTATATTATCATCATGTAGTAATAAAAATAATTCTGAAAAAACAATAAAAACAGATTATATAGTTTCTAATATTGAAAATTCAGAAATTAATAATAATGAAAAACAAACAGTAAATATAAATTATACTCAAAGCGGTTCAAAAATATTAATAGCATATTTCACTTGGTCAGATAACACAGTAGTAGAAAATCCTGCCTCTATTGATGTAGATGCTGAAACTTCTGCAAGCGTACTTTCTCCAGGCAATGCTGAATTAATAGCCACTTGGATACAGGAAGAAACAGGAGGAGATTTATTCAGTATAAAAACTCAAAATAAATATTCAAGCGATTATGATGAATGTTTGAATCAAGCTAGAAAAGAAAGGGATAATAATGAAAGACCTGCACTTACTGAGAAAGTTAATAATATAGATGATTATGACGTTATATTTTTAGGCTTTCCAAATTGGTGGTATACATGTCCTATGGCAGTATTTACATTCGTTGAAAGCTATGATTTATCAGGAAAAACTATAATACCATTTTGCACACATGGAACAGGAGGACTTTCAAGAACAATAAGAGATTTAAAAAAATTACTTCCAGCTAACTGCAAAGTATTGGATCCTATAGGAGTATACAGACCAGAAGTAAAAAATTCAAAGAATAAAGTTGTGGATTGGGTGAGAAAATTGGATTATTAA
- a CDS encoding MerR family transcriptional regulator, with amino-acid sequence MTISEVSELTGLSKDTLRYYEKIGIIPEIGRSKSGIRNYNEYNLKCIEFSKSMRDLGISIDSIIKYIKLSKKGKNTINERKSILINERDLMQKHFNEMKIRLEKLNKKLEEKDFFN; translated from the coding sequence ATGACTATATCAGAAGTAAGTGAATTAACAGGTTTATCAAAAGATACTTTAAGATATTATGAAAAAATAGGTATAATACCAGAAATAGGAAGAAGCAAAAGCGGAATCAGAAACTACAATGAATATAATCTAAAATGCATAGAGTTTTCAAAATCAATGCGTGATTTAGGCATATCTATAGACTCCATAATAAAATATATTAAACTTTCAAAAAAAGGAAAAAATACTATAAACGAAAGAAAATCAATACTTATAAATGAAAGAGATTTGATGCAAAAACATTTTAATGAAATGAAAATAAGATTAGAAAAATTAAATAAAAAGTTAGAAGAAAAAGATTTCTTTAATTAA
- a CDS encoding LysR family transcriptional regulator, translating into MDIKSLKYFLTAAREGSITKAANSLNLTQPNLSRQINNLEKEIGKKLFIRSNYSIKLTSDGILLKKRAEEIIDMIDKTRKEFQSSEDIIAGDIYIGSAETYYIKLIANIIKNLRKSHPNIIYHIHSGAYSEITEKLDKGLLDFGILIGNIDSSKYDYIDIPYKEVYGLLMRKDSHLSKNKFIEKKDLFDIPIICPKIFFNNKIQTSKFNEWIGNDFDKLNIILTYNLIYNAALMVEEGIGYALTIDKLVNTTNTSDLCFVYLKPKLEIELRVVWKKNQVFSEASKVFLNKLKEKL; encoded by the coding sequence ATGGATATAAAATCTTTAAAATATTTTTTAACTGCCGCAAGAGAAGGAAGCATAACAAAAGCAGCAAATTCTCTAAACCTTACACAGCCTAATCTTTCAAGACAAATAAATAATTTAGAAAAAGAAATCGGTAAAAAATTATTTATAAGAAGTAATTACAGTATAAAATTAACATCAGATGGTATTTTGCTTAAGAAAAGAGCAGAAGAAATTATTGATATGATAGATAAAACAAGAAAGGAATTTCAATCATCAGAAGATATTATAGCCGGAGATATTTATATAGGGAGTGCTGAAACATATTATATTAAATTAATTGCTAATATAATAAAAAATCTTAGAAAATCTCATCCTAATATAATATACCATATTCATAGCGGTGCATATTCTGAAATTACAGAGAAACTTGATAAGGGACTTTTAGATTTTGGAATTTTAATAGGAAATATAGATTCATCTAAATATGATTATATAGATATTCCTTATAAAGAGGTTTATGGTTTATTAATGAGGAAAGATTCTCATTTATCTAAAAATAAATTTATAGAAAAAAAGGATCTTTTTGATATACCTATAATATGCCCTAAAATATTTTTTAATAATAAAATTCAGACATCAAAATTTAATGAATGGATAGGAAATGATTTTGATAAATTAAATATTATATTAACTTATAATTTAATTTATAATGCTGCTTTAATGGTTGAAGAGGGTATAGGATACGCTTTGACTATAGATAAATTAGTTAATACAACAAATACAAGTGATTTATGCTTTGTATATTTAAAACCAAAATTGGAAATAGAGCTTAGAGTAGTTTGGAAAAAAAATCAGGTATTTTCCGAAGCTTCAAAAGTATTTTTAAATAAGTTAAAAGAAAAACTATAA
- a CDS encoding MATE family efflux transporter, with the protein MSDISYSDLNNNIKTNYMFSNKYLIKLFVPLIIEVFLEYLVGLIDSIMVASVGESAVSAVFLVDFVIAFLISIFAAVATGGAVASGQHIGAKNIEKADDSINQLIRFLLLFSVFITLIMYLFKDAIFGALFGSITDEVRNEANTYMLIVAASIPFLAVYNGGASMFRTIGNSKISMKIMISMNILNVIGNAILIYVFKMGIAGAAISTLISRIGSALIIIILGLNKNNLIYIKNKIMYKMDLNTIKRILSVGIPYGIENGMFYLGRLLILSLISTFGTASIAANSVSTLIASLEVLPGMAIGLGLTTIISQCVGANDYNQTKYYTKKIIAIIYVSQTITSAIMLAILPIILNIYHLSAEATGYTYKLSWYHAIMMIIWPLGYSLPVVFRASGDAKFPMIVASVSMVLCRIVLAYVFALYFKMGMVGTWIAMFVDWIVKAIIFTFRYLSGKWIKFKYS; encoded by the coding sequence GTGAGTGATATAAGTTATTCGGATTTAAATAATAATATAAAAACTAATTATATGTTTTCTAATAAATATCTTATAAAATTATTTGTTCCGCTTATTATAGAGGTATTTTTAGAATATTTAGTGGGGCTTATAGATTCTATAATGGTTGCTAGTGTAGGGGAGTCTGCTGTATCTGCAGTATTTTTAGTGGATTTTGTAATAGCATTTCTTATAAGTATATTTGCTGCTGTTGCTACTGGAGGGGCTGTTGCTAGCGGTCAGCATATAGGTGCTAAAAATATTGAAAAGGCAGATGACTCTATTAATCAGCTTATAAGATTTTTATTATTATTTTCTGTATTTATAACATTAATCATGTATTTATTTAAAGATGCTATATTTGGAGCATTGTTTGGAAGTATTACCGATGAAGTTAGAAATGAGGCAAATACTTATATGCTGATAGTTGCAGCTTCAATACCATTTTTAGCTGTTTATAATGGCGGGGCTTCAATGTTTAGAACTATAGGCAATTCAAAAATATCAATGAAGATTATGATATCTATGAATATATTAAATGTTATAGGGAATGCTATTTTAATTTATGTATTTAAAATGGGTATAGCAGGAGCGGCAATATCTACACTAATTAGCAGAATAGGTTCGGCTTTAATAATTATAATATTGGGACTTAATAAAAATAATCTTATATATATAAAAAATAAAATTATGTATAAGATGGATTTAAACACAATAAAAAGAATATTATCAGTAGGTATTCCTTATGGTATAGAAAACGGAATGTTTTATTTAGGAAGACTTCTTATATTAAGTTTAATATCTACATTCGGAACTGCATCAATAGCGGCAAATTCTGTATCTACTCTTATAGCTAGTTTGGAGGTTCTTCCTGGTATGGCTATAGGATTAGGACTTACAACTATTATATCTCAATGCGTAGGTGCTAATGATTATAATCAAACTAAATATTATACTAAAAAAATCATAGCTATTATTTATGTATCTCAAACTATAACTAGTGCCATTATGCTTGCCATTTTGCCTATAATACTTAATATATATCATTTATCAGCAGAGGCTACAGGATATACTTATAAATTATCATGGTATCATGCTATTATGATGATTATATGGCCTTTAGGTTATTCTCTGCCTGTGGTATTTAGAGCTTCAGGAGATGCAAAGTTTCCTATGATAGTAGCTTCGGTTTCAATGGTACTATGCAGGATAGTGTTGGCTTATGTATTTGCCTTATATTTCAAAATGGGTATGGTTGGTACTTGGATAGCTATGTTTGTTGATTGGATAGTTAAGGCTATAATATTTACTTTTAGATATTTAAGCGGTAAATGGATAAAGTTTAAATATAGTTAA
- a CDS encoding carboxymuconolactone decarboxylase family protein → MKKTLKIILSLSILVIVFSCIANSQSKGESLTMTEKAKNKYNELLKRDASITKTNDADLESIFNNFLYADVYNHGTLDPKLRELVTLVSLTASQGTDMIKDHVEIALNVGASPIEIKEVLYQCSPYVGFPRVFAALEKANEVFKEKNILLPIESQSTVTEQTRFDKGLETQVSIFGDAIHAAHSNAAPNQKHIQNFLSANCFGDFYTRTGLDLKTRELLTFIMLISLGGAEPQATAHANANISMGNTKDMMLEAVTQCLPFIGYPRTLNAIAIINNLK, encoded by the coding sequence ATGAAAAAAACTTTAAAAATTATTTTATCTTTATCTATCCTAGTGATAGTATTTTCATGCATAGCAAATTCACAAAGTAAAGGAGAAAGTTTAACTATGACAGAAAAAGCAAAAAACAAATATAATGAATTATTAAAAAGAGATGCATCTATAACAAAAACTAATGATGCAGATTTAGAAAGCATATTCAATAATTTTTTATATGCTGATGTTTATAATCATGGAACATTGGATCCTAAATTAAGAGAACTTGTAACATTAGTTTCTTTAACTGCCTCACAAGGTACTGATATGATAAAAGATCATGTAGAAATAGCTTTGAATGTTGGAGCTAGTCCTATAGAGATAAAAGAAGTATTGTATCAATGTTCACCTTATGTTGGATTTCCTAGAGTATTTGCTGCATTAGAAAAAGCAAATGAAGTGTTCAAAGAAAAAAATATTTTGCTTCCTATAGAATCTCAATCAACAGTTACAGAACAAACTAGATTCGATAAAGGATTGGAAACTCAGGTAAGCATATTCGGAGATGCCATACATGCTGCACATTCAAATGCCGCACCTAATCAGAAGCATATACAGAATTTCTTATCAGCTAATTGTTTCGGAGATTTCTATACAAGAACAGGTTTAGATTTAAAAACTAGAGAGCTTTTAACATTCATAATGCTTATTTCGTTAGGAGGAGCTGAACCTCAGGCAACAGCACATGCTAATGCTAATATATCGATGGGCAATACTAAGGATATGATGCTTGAAGCGGTAACTCAATGTCTTCCTTTTATAGGCTATCCAAGAACATTGAATGCTATAGCTATAATTAACAATCTAAAATAA
- a CDS encoding DUF4405 domain-containing protein: MKKIIKIIVDIIMTLLFFTLMAYHFTGDAIHEYLGFSLFIFFILHHILNFNWYKNLPKGKYNFNRALNTFINTMLFICMAGLMISGILFSQRVLGFLNIHNSGMFTRRLHMISNSWGFIFMSAHLGMHWGMFINMSKKFINIKRQISIAIASLIALYGVISFIKRGLYNKMFLLVEFAFFNYEEPVILFFMDYLSIMGLFIFIPYYLQVLNNKLNKK, translated from the coding sequence ATGAAGAAAATAATTAAAATAATTGTAGATATAATAATGACTTTGCTTTTTTTCACTCTAATGGCATATCATTTTACAGGAGATGCTATACATGAATATTTAGGTTTCTCACTTTTTATATTTTTTATACTTCATCATATACTTAATTTTAATTGGTATAAAAACTTGCCAAAAGGAAAATACAATTTTAACAGAGCATTAAACACATTTATTAATACTATGCTTTTTATATGTATGGCAGGACTTATGATAAGCGGTATACTATTTTCTCAAAGGGTATTAGGTTTTCTTAATATTCATAATAGCGGAATGTTCACAAGAAGACTTCATATGATTTCAAACTCTTGGGGATTTATATTTATGTCCGCACATTTAGGAATGCATTGGGGTATGTTTATAAATATGAGTAAAAAATTTATAAATATAAAGAGACAGATATCTATAGCAATAGCTTCATTAATAGCATTGTATGGAGTTATTTCATTTATTAAAAGAGGCTTGTATAATAAAATGTTTTTGCTTGTAGAGTTCGCTTTCTTTAATTATGAAGAGCCTGTAATACTTTTCTTTATGGATTATTTATCTATAATGGGATTATTTATATTTATACCTTACTATTTACAAGTATTGAATAATAAATTAAATAAAAAATAA
- a CDS encoding sugar O-acetyltransferase translates to MNIKEFLKDYSSGKSIDMFSKEFINIANKMKETEKLLWQYNNTFQSYINNKDILNKIFETNIDESVIIMPNFHVDIGNIEFGKNIFINKNCTIMDIGGVIIEDNVQIAHNVSIITPNHDFNNRNILIPKQITIKKNVWIGTGAIILPGVTIGENAIVAAGAVVNKDVESNTIVGGNPAKLIKRL, encoded by the coding sequence ATGAATATAAAAGAATTTTTAAAAGATTATAGTTCAGGCAAATCAATAGATATGTTTTCTAAGGAGTTTATAAATATAGCAAATAAAATGAAGGAAACAGAAAAACTATTATGGCAGTATAATAATACATTTCAAAGCTATATAAATAACAAAGATATATTAAATAAAATTTTTGAAACTAATATTGATGAATCTGTTATTATAATGCCTAATTTTCATGTTGATATAGGCAATATAGAGTTTGGAAAGAATATCTTTATAAATAAAAACTGCACTATAATGGATATAGGCGGAGTAATTATAGAAGATAATGTACAGATAGCGCATAATGTGAGTATAATAACTCCTAATCATGATTTTAATAATAGAAATATATTAATTCCAAAACAAATCACAATAAAGAAAAATGTATGGATTGGTACAGGTGCTATTATACTTCCTGGTGTTACCATCGGAGAAAATGCAATAGTTGCTGCAGGTGCTGTTGTCAATAAAGATGTTGAAAGCAATACTATAGTAGGAGGCAATCCTGCTAAATTAATAAAACGTTTATAA
- a CDS encoding flavodoxin, which translates to MKKIIKTILMSLLISSTLLIGSLNAQSSKTLIVYFSWGGNTRTAANMIKNMTQADMFEVKTAESYPTSYNDILDKARAELNDNVLPRLSANINNLANYDTVILCYPNWWGTIPQAVKQLLSTHDFSGKKIAPLCTHGGGGMGRSLSDIKSLCPNSTILDNLSISGRNVNNSENNIKTWLQNINIL; encoded by the coding sequence ATGAAAAAAATAATTAAAACAATATTAATGTCATTGCTTATTTCAAGTACATTATTAATCGGAAGTTTAAACGCTCAAAGTTCAAAAACATTAATAGTATATTTCTCTTGGGGCGGAAACACTAGAACAGCCGCTAACATGATAAAGAATATGACTCAAGCTGATATGTTTGAAGTAAAAACTGCTGAAAGCTACCCTACTTCTTATAATGATATTTTAGATAAAGCAAGAGCAGAATTAAATGATAATGTTTTGCCAAGATTAAGTGCTAATATAAATAATTTAGCCAACTATGACACTGTAATATTATGTTACCCTAATTGGTGGGGCACTATTCCTCAGGCAGTGAAACAATTATTATCAACACATGATTTCAGCGGTAAAAAAATTGCTCCTTTATGTACTCATGGAGGCGGCGGTATGGGAAGAAGTTTAAGCGATATAAAAAGTTTATGTCCTAATTCTACCATACTTGATAATTTGAGCATATCAGGAAGAAACGTTAATAACTCAGAAAACAATATAAAAACATGGCTTCAAAATATTAATATACTATAA
- a CDS encoding aldo/keto reductase, which translates to MNTIKLNNNVEMPILGFGVYRVEDYEECKKACIYAIEAGYRHIDTASIYLNEKAVGDAIKESGINRKEMFITTKLWIQDADYDKAKKAFQISMEKLGLDYLDLYLLHMPFGNYYAAWKAMEELYESGYIRAIGCCNLYKDRLIDFAAHSKIMPAINQIETHPFFQRWEDQDLMKEYNITLESWGPLAEGKNNIFNNEILKTIGKKYNKTVAQVILRWLTQRNIPIIPKSIHKERIIENSKIFDFTLDDNDMNIIKTLDNNKNIIFLNDDADFIKQLLKLKY; encoded by the coding sequence ATGAATACTATAAAATTAAATAATAATGTTGAAATGCCTATTCTAGGATTTGGAGTATACAGAGTAGAAGATTATGAGGAATGCAAAAAAGCATGTATTTATGCCATTGAAGCAGGATACAGACATATAGATACAGCATCAATATATCTTAATGAAAAAGCTGTCGGAGATGCCATAAAAGAAAGCGGAATAAATAGAAAAGAAATGTTTATCACTACTAAATTATGGATACAGGATGCAGATTATGATAAGGCAAAGAAAGCATTTCAAATATCTATGGAAAAATTAGGATTGGATTATTTGGATTTATATTTACTTCATATGCCTTTTGGTAATTATTATGCTGCTTGGAAGGCAATGGAAGAATTATATGAATCCGGATATATAAGAGCTATAGGATGCTGCAATTTATATAAAGATAGATTAATTGATTTTGCAGCACATAGTAAAATAATGCCAGCAATTAATCAAATAGAAACTCATCCATTCTTTCAAAGATGGGAAGATCAGGATTTAATGAAAGAATATAATATCACATTAGAATCTTGGGGACCTTTGGCAGAAGGAAAAAATAATATTTTCAATAATGAAATATTAAAAACTATAGGCAAAAAATACAATAAAACTGTAGCTCAAGTTATTTTAAGATGGCTTACTCAAAGAAATATACCAATTATTCCAAAGAGTATACACAAAGAGAGAATAATAGAAAACTCTAAAATATTCGATTTCACATTAGATGATAATGATATGAATATTATAAAAACTTTGGACAATAATAAAAACATAATATTTCTTAATGATGATGCTGACTTTATAAAGCAATTATTAAAATTGAAATATTAA
- a CDS encoding cyclophilin-like fold protein has product MKNIIITFILFIGLFTMNAFAQTTRIKLTFGSNEIYALITNSKAGNDFLSLLPLNIKAEDYNSTEKIFYLSKKLNTQNEPDGINPKAGDITYYAPWGNIAIFYKNFRYSNNLIYLGKFENASDISKLSNMKGDFDIRIEKAN; this is encoded by the coding sequence ATGAAAAACATTATCATAACTTTTATACTATTTATAGGATTATTTACTATGAACGCTTTCGCACAAACTACAAGAATAAAATTAACTTTTGGCAGCAATGAAATCTATGCTTTAATAACAAATTCAAAAGCAGGAAATGATTTTTTATCACTCCTTCCTTTGAATATTAAGGCAGAAGATTATAACAGCACAGAAAAAATATTTTATTTAAGTAAAAAACTAAATACTCAGAATGAACCGGACGGAATAAATCCTAAAGCCGGAGATATTACTTATTATGCTCCTTGGGGAAACATTGCTATATTTTATAAAAATTTCAGATACTCAAATAATTTAATTTATTTAGGAAAATTTGAAAATGCATCAGATATATCAAAACTTTCAAATATGAAAGGAGATTTTGATATACGCATTGAAAAAGCAAATTGA
- a CDS encoding flavodoxin family protein, with the protein MSKKVLIISSSPRRGGNSDTLCDEFLKGAKEAGHDAEKIFLKDKNIGYCEDCGTCYKNNKPCVQKDDMKDILDKMLEADVIVMATPVYFYTMNAQMKTFIDRCVTKYLEIKNKDFYFIATAATENKDEMLRTIDGFRGFLDCLEDVKEKGFILAHSVWNKGEVNDKEFMKEAYNMGLNV; encoded by the coding sequence ATGAGTAAAAAAGTATTGATAATATCATCTAGTCCAAGAAGAGGAGGTAATTCAGATACATTATGCGATGAATTTTTAAAAGGTGCTAAGGAAGCAGGACATGATGCTGAAAAAATATTTTTAAAAGATAAGAATATAGGTTATTGTGAAGACTGCGGAACTTGCTATAAAAATAATAAGCCTTGCGTACAAAAAGATGATATGAAAGATATATTGGATAAAATGCTTGAAGCTGATGTAATAGTAATGGCTACACCTGTTTATTTCTATACAATGAATGCTCAAATGAAAACATTTATAGACAGATGCGTTACTAAATATTTGGAGATTAAGAATAAAGATTTTTATTTTATAGCTACTGCTGCTACTGAAAATAAAGATGAAATGCTTAGAACTATTGACGGATTCAGAGGCTTTTTAGATTGTTTGGAAGATGTGAAAGAGAAAGGCTTTATATTAGCACATAGCGTTTGGAATAAAGGAGAAGTTAACGATAAAGAGTTTATGAAGGAAGCATACAATATGGGATTGAATGTTTGA
- a CDS encoding ribonuclease R family protein, with amino-acid sequence MKVIKLLKRINKEKELDISEYKNKYVETKKDKLRFDKMLKKSVSMGLVMKKSNTLKLTNEGKVYLERELKQITEKEKDILRDRKSKSKDKKGDKGGKKTSIPKPEIKVDINNAKKDAEIIAKAYNVPTEFPKKCIEEAKLLPDSMENVELEFDRIDLRDIRTVTIDGADSKDFDDAISIEKLNDGYKLGIHIADVSHFVVMGSALDREARKRGNSVYLIDTVYPMFPHELSNGICSLNEGVSRFTMTVFVTIDNKGNVKESTFHKSVIKSSRRLTYDYAQDVLDGIEQDEDWLVELLKNADDVKKILLQKRIDNGSIEFNLNETQIILDKGGNPKDFFIGERKETHKIIEELMLIANCEVAKRLKNIKGSIYRVHDSPDQEKLDTFTRIAFNRGYRLTRDADGNLDFHSFIESIMGKPDEKLLLTLLLRSMKQAIYDVNNIGHFGLGFEYYTHFTSPIRRYTDLLTHRLLKQSLEGVNNLKPTMQQFYTNSAQWCSKTERIAVECERSLDKVKAARFMKDKVGNEYNGIVSGITNFGMFVEIEDRGIEGLIRYATLKSHYRYDEHEQAAYSEEDAKWYTLGDRIRIVVYKVDVKELFIDFIPASEFDNSFDDNDIIDSRDFLKKKKNKKEIYSKKSHKKRSSRDRTDRKDKKHRKKSKKRR; translated from the coding sequence ATGAAAGTTATAAAATTGCTAAAAAGAATAAATAAAGAAAAAGAATTAGATATATCAGAATACAAAAATAAATATGTAGAAACTAAAAAAGATAAACTTCGTTTTGATAAAATGCTTAAAAAGTCTGTTTCAATGGGACTTGTAATGAAAAAATCTAATACTTTAAAACTTACAAATGAAGGAAAAGTATATTTAGAAAGAGAGTTAAAACAAATAACAGAGAAAGAAAAAGATATATTAAGAGATAGAAAATCAAAATCTAAAGATAAAAAAGGTGATAAAGGCGGTAAAAAAACAAGCATACCTAAACCAGAAATAAAAGTCGATATTAACAATGCTAAGAAAGATGCTGAGATAATAGCAAAAGCATATAATGTACCTACTGAATTCCCAAAAAAATGTATTGAAGAAGCTAAGCTATTACCAGACAGTATGGAAAATGTAGAATTAGAATTCGACAGAATAGATTTAAGAGATATAAGAACTGTAACAATAGACGGAGCAGATTCAAAAGATTTTGACGATGCTATAAGTATAGAAAAATTAAATGACGGTTATAAATTAGGCATACATATTGCTGATGTTAGTCATTTTGTAGTTATGGGAAGTGCTTTAGACAGAGAGGCAAGAAAGAGAGGAAACAGCGTTTATTTAATTGATACTGTTTATCCTATGTTTCCGCATGAGCTTTCAAATGGAATATGTTCTTTAAATGAAGGCGTAAGCAGATTCACAATGACAGTATTCGTAACAATAGACAATAAAGGTAATGTAAAAGAAAGTACTTTTCATAAAAGTGTTATAAAATCAAGCAGAAGATTAACTTATGATTATGCCCAGGATGTTTTGGACGGTATAGAACAAGATGAAGATTGGCTTGTAGAATTATTAAAGAATGCTGATGATGTAAAAAAGATACTTCTTCAAAAAAGAATAGACAATGGAAGCATAGAGTTTAATCTTAATGAAACTCAAATAATATTGGATAAAGGCGGAAATCCTAAAGACTTTTTCATTGGCGAGAGAAAAGAAACACATAAAATAATAGAAGAGTTAATGCTTATTGCTAACTGCGAAGTAGCTAAGAGATTAAAAAATATAAAAGGCTCTATATACAGAGTACATGATAGTCCGGATCAAGAAAAGCTAGACACATTCACAAGAATAGCATTTAACAGAGGATATAGACTTACAAGAGATGCAGACGGTAATTTGGATTTTCATTCATTTATAGAATCTATAATGGGAAAGCCGGACGAAAAATTACTACTTACCCTACTCTTACGTTCTATGAAGCAGGCTATATACGATGTTAATAATATAGGGCATTTCGGATTAGGTTTTGAATATTATACTCATTTTACTTCACCTATAAGAAGATACACAGACTTACTTACTCATAGACTTTTAAAACAGTCATTAGAGGGAGTAAATAATTTAAAACCTACTATGCAACAGTTTTATACTAATTCAGCTCAATGGTGTTCAAAGACTGAAAGAATAGCAGTTGAATGCGAGAGAAGTTTGGATAAAGTAAAAGCGGCAAGATTTATGAAAGATAAAGTAGGAAATGAATATAACGGAATAGTAAGCGGCATTACAAATTTTGGTATGTTCGTTGAAATAGAAGACAGAGGAATAGAAGGATTAATAAGATATGCAACTTTAAAATCACATTACAGATACGATGAACATGAACAGGCAGCCTACAGCGAAGAAGATGCTAAATGGTACACGTTGGGAGATAGAATAAGAATAGTAGTTTATAAAGTTGATGTAAAAGAATTATTCATTGACTTCATACCAGCAAGCGAATTTGATAATAGTTTTGATGACAACGATATAATAGACAGCAGAGATTTTTTGAAGAAAAAGAAAAACAAAAAAGAAATATATTCAAAAAAATCTCATAAAAAAAGAAGTTCAAGAGATAGAACTGACAGAAAAGATAAAAAACATAGAAAAAAATCAAAAAAGAGAAGATAA